The following proteins come from a genomic window of Terribacillus aidingensis:
- a CDS encoding amino acid permease — MNQPENTALKKEIGLFLGLSIVVGTIIGSGVFMKPGPVLSHAGSSEIAMLAWLIGGLLTLAGGLTIAEVGVQIPKTGGLYAYLEETYGELWGFLCGWVQTILYGPAIIGALGLYFGTLMVNLFGWNTKWTAAVGIASVVFLCIINILGTKLGGAVQLVTTIGKLLPILLIVIFGFWKGDADFFSAVPEAISDINFGAAVLATLFAYDGWIMLASMGGEMKNPEKTLPRAMIGGILIVTACYLFINAAMLYILPAAEIVSLNTNAASTAAKLVLGDAGEIIVSLGIIVSIFGCLNGKILTFPRIPFAMAERGQLPFSNLLKKVHPTLHTPWVAVILQLVLSIIFMLVSNPDKLSEISIFTIYMFYVLAFYAVFILRKRNKGKERAYSVPLYPFIPIAAIAGSLFVLISTLFTDFLSCLLSIGIAVIGLPIFYMLKAKRR, encoded by the coding sequence ATGAATCAACCAGAGAACACAGCATTAAAGAAGGAAATCGGACTATTTCTAGGTTTATCCATCGTAGTAGGGACCATCATCGGCTCTGGAGTATTTATGAAGCCAGGCCCTGTGCTGAGTCATGCTGGCAGTTCTGAAATTGCCATGCTCGCTTGGTTAATCGGCGGACTGCTGACACTCGCTGGCGGTCTGACCATTGCTGAAGTAGGTGTACAAATTCCTAAGACTGGCGGTTTGTACGCATACTTAGAAGAAACGTATGGAGAGCTATGGGGCTTCTTATGCGGCTGGGTGCAAACGATTCTTTATGGACCAGCCATCATCGGGGCTCTCGGACTATACTTCGGAACTCTCATGGTCAATTTGTTCGGCTGGAATACGAAATGGACTGCGGCTGTTGGTATCGCAAGTGTCGTGTTCCTTTGTATCATTAATATATTAGGCACAAAACTCGGCGGTGCCGTACAGCTTGTTACGACAATCGGCAAGCTGCTCCCAATCCTGCTTATTGTTATCTTCGGTTTTTGGAAAGGCGATGCGGACTTTTTCAGTGCAGTACCGGAAGCCATTTCCGATATAAACTTCGGCGCGGCCGTATTAGCCACACTGTTCGCTTATGATGGCTGGATCATGCTCGCTTCCATGGGCGGCGAAATGAAGAATCCGGAAAAGACATTACCAAGAGCGATGATCGGCGGTATTCTGATCGTGACAGCTTGTTACCTGTTTATCAACGCTGCCATGCTTTATATCCTGCCTGCAGCAGAAATTGTAAGTCTGAATACAAATGCAGCTAGTACAGCAGCTAAGCTTGTGCTAGGTGATGCTGGTGAAATTATCGTGAGTTTGGGTATCATCGTCAGCATTTTCGGCTGTCTTAATGGTAAGATCCTGACATTCCCGCGTATTCCGTTCGCAATGGCTGAACGCGGTCAGCTGCCGTTTTCTAACCTGCTCAAAAAGGTGCATCCTACCTTGCATACACCTTGGGTCGCAGTCATTTTGCAGCTTGTGCTTTCTATCATCTTCATGCTTGTCAGCAATCCTGATAAGCTGTCTGAAATTAGCATTTTCACGATCTATATGTTTTATGTTCTCGCTTTTTATGCTGTTTTCATCTTGCGGAAGCGTAATAAAGGAAAAGAACGTGCTTATAGTGTGCCGCTATATCCGTTCATCCCGATTGCAGCAATTGCAGGCTCTTTGTTTGTCTTGATCAGTACACTATTCACAGACTTCCTCAGCTGCCTTCTCTCAATCGGAATAGCAGTAATCGGCCTTCCGATATTTTATATGTTAAAAGCTAAACGGCGCTAA
- a CDS encoding YybS family protein: protein MNNARKMTEGAILGGIFLVLLLIATFAPVINILATLVMPVPIILYWIRHGFKPGIYFALAILLFSFIGTLAGFFITISVVIGAAATGYSLHHKQSTYEALLKGTAGYALGFTIFLAGTQFVSGINIIDEIQTSYQATIQSVQSEMDTVGVTVTDAQWEQVSAMFDYIMVLIPTMIAAGSLLYAFITQWLAQKIHNRQSKEKILYPQFRRFNLPVIVLFIYFIGSFARWFDMDPNGWLYPIVANVTELAGILLVLQGFSFFFYFAHHRNLPKVLPILAVVLSVLFGTVLLYLVRILGIIDVGFRLRERMSSKK, encoded by the coding sequence ATGAACAATGCTCGAAAAATGACGGAAGGGGCTATACTTGGGGGGATTTTTCTGGTTCTGTTGCTTATCGCAACATTTGCGCCGGTAATCAATATCTTGGCCACGCTTGTTATGCCAGTGCCCATCATCCTCTATTGGATCCGCCATGGTTTCAAGCCAGGTATCTACTTTGCTCTTGCCATTCTGCTTTTTTCCTTCATAGGGACACTTGCCGGGTTTTTCATTACGATTTCAGTTGTGATTGGAGCGGCAGCGACGGGTTATTCCCTTCATCACAAGCAATCGACTTATGAAGCTTTATTAAAAGGAACTGCAGGGTATGCACTTGGATTCACTATATTCCTGGCAGGAACGCAATTTGTATCAGGAATAAACATCATTGACGAAATTCAAACAAGCTATCAGGCTACGATCCAATCGGTTCAGTCTGAGATGGATACAGTCGGGGTGACAGTAACTGATGCTCAGTGGGAACAGGTCAGTGCTATGTTTGATTATATCATGGTGCTGATTCCGACAATGATTGCTGCCGGCTCCCTGCTGTATGCTTTCATCACGCAATGGCTGGCTCAAAAGATCCATAATCGTCAGAGCAAAGAGAAGATCCTTTATCCGCAATTCCGCCGATTCAACCTGCCGGTCATCGTATTATTCATCTATTTCATCGGTTCATTTGCCCGCTGGTTCGATATGGATCCAAATGGATGGCTCTATCCGATTGTCGCCAATGTCACGGAGCTTGCCGGAATCCTTCTCGTGCTGCAAGGATTCTCGTTCTTCTTCTATTTTGCCCACCACCGGAATCTGCCGAAAGTCCTGCCGATTCTCGCGGTCGTACTATCGGTCCTTTTCGGGACAGTACTGCTGTATCTTGTGCGTATTTTGGGTATAATTGATGTAGGATTCAGGCTGCGGGAACGGATGAGCAGCAAAAAGTAG
- a CDS encoding DHH family phosphoesterase — MPEIFKKPALSKHLIVTYVLAVILLICVWFYEWKLGLPLTVLLALSFFYSILTEQRMQDQTEEYISTMSHRVKKVGEEALLEMPIGIVLYSENYQIEWTTPYMNRFAEDTLVGAPLDDLSDALIPAIKDEKNEVWITLDDYDFLTVIKKEERLLYLFDRTKQLEIQNLYNEEQTVLAIIFLDNYEEMTQNLDDTAKSQINSRVTAQLNEWSRQKGLYLKRTSQERFLAVLNQRILRELEKTKFEILDEIRGLITDQNIPITLSIGVGAGGQTLPELGELAQSSLDLALGRGGDQVAIKGEAGKVRFYGGKTNPMEKRTRVRARVISHALKELVKQSEQVLIMGHKAPDMDSIGAAIGILKIAEANDIVGHIVLDKQDITGVSKLMSAIQKDEELWEQFISPEEALDRVTKNTLVVVVDTHKPVMVADDRLLSKTEHVVVIDHHRRAEEFIEKPTLVYMEPYASSTAELVTELLDYQPKKLRLSTLEASALLAGIIVDTKSFTLRTGSRTFDAASYLRSKGADTVLVQRFMKEDLDTYVKRAHLIENTQLYREGIAISAGEKGQVFGPVVIAQAADTLLTMDGVSASFVISEREDGRIGISARSLGQVNVQVIMERMNGGGHLTNAATQIADTTVEAAKEELQLIIDEYVEGRKEE; from the coding sequence ATGCCAGAGATATTTAAGAAACCAGCATTGAGTAAGCATTTGATCGTGACATATGTACTTGCTGTCATCCTGCTTATTTGTGTATGGTTTTATGAATGGAAGCTTGGGCTGCCGCTGACAGTGCTCCTGGCTCTGTCTTTTTTCTACAGTATACTGACGGAACAGCGAATGCAGGACCAGACGGAGGAGTACATTTCGACAATGTCCCACCGTGTCAAGAAGGTCGGCGAGGAAGCACTTTTGGAGATGCCGATCGGGATCGTACTGTACAGCGAGAATTACCAGATTGAATGGACGACGCCTTATATGAACAGGTTTGCGGAGGATACACTTGTGGGTGCCCCGCTGGATGATTTATCTGATGCGCTGATACCAGCAATCAAGGACGAAAAAAACGAGGTTTGGATTACGCTTGATGATTATGATTTCCTGACAGTGATCAAAAAGGAAGAGCGGCTTCTGTATTTATTCGATCGGACGAAGCAGCTGGAAATCCAGAACTTATATAATGAAGAACAGACCGTTCTAGCTATCATTTTTCTTGATAACTATGAAGAAATGACCCAGAATCTGGATGACACAGCGAAAAGTCAGATCAATTCCCGTGTGACAGCTCAATTGAATGAGTGGTCACGCCAAAAAGGTCTTTACTTAAAGCGTACATCTCAGGAACGATTCTTGGCAGTACTCAATCAGCGCATTTTGAGGGAACTGGAAAAGACGAAATTTGAGATTCTCGATGAAATTCGCGGCTTGATAACAGATCAGAATATACCGATCACCCTTAGTATAGGAGTCGGAGCTGGCGGACAGACATTACCTGAGCTTGGAGAACTTGCCCAATCAAGCTTGGATTTGGCATTGGGACGCGGTGGAGACCAGGTTGCCATCAAAGGAGAAGCCGGCAAGGTGCGCTTCTATGGCGGCAAAACGAATCCGATGGAAAAACGGACCAGGGTTCGGGCACGTGTTATATCTCATGCGCTGAAGGAATTGGTCAAGCAGAGTGAGCAGGTGCTCATCATGGGGCATAAAGCGCCGGATATGGATTCTATCGGAGCTGCCATCGGAATCTTGAAAATTGCAGAAGCAAATGATATTGTCGGGCATATTGTCCTTGACAAGCAGGATATTACAGGCGTTTCTAAGCTGATGTCAGCCATTCAAAAGGATGAAGAGCTTTGGGAACAATTCATCAGTCCAGAAGAAGCGCTCGATCGTGTAACGAAGAATACACTTGTTGTCGTTGTCGATACGCACAAGCCTGTAATGGTAGCTGATGATAGACTGCTCAGCAAAACGGAACATGTTGTGGTGATCGACCACCATCGCCGGGCAGAGGAATTCATTGAAAAGCCAACGCTCGTCTATATGGAGCCATATGCATCCTCGACAGCAGAGCTTGTGACAGAGCTATTGGACTATCAGCCTAAGAAGCTGCGATTGTCCACCTTGGAAGCAAGTGCCTTGCTCGCGGGAATTATTGTCGATACGAAAAGCTTCACGCTTCGTACCGGGTCAAGAACATTCGACGCGGCATCCTATTTACGCTCCAAAGGCGCTGATACCGTCCTTGTCCAGCGTTTCATGAAAGAGGACTTGGATACGTATGTGAAACGGGCGCACTTAATTGAGAATACGCAGCTCTACCGGGAAGGCATTGCAATTTCTGCGGGTGAAAAAGGGCAGGTATTCGGGCCGGTTGTCATCGCTCAGGCAGCAGATACATTGCTGACGATGGATGGTGTGAGTGCCAGCTTTGTCATTTCCGAGCGGGAAGATGGCCGTATTGGTATCAGCGCCAGATCACTTGGACAAGTGAATGTTCAAGTGATCATGGAGAGGATGAATGGCGGCGGACATTTGACAAATGCTGCTACACAGATCGCTGACACAACAGTAGAAGCAGCGAAGGAAGAGCTGCAGCTGATCATTGATGAATATGTTGAAGGGAGAAAAGAAGAATGA
- a CDS encoding histidinol-phosphatase HisJ family protein produces the protein MLTDYHVHMAETGSFTLDYIRQYLSAAKEKGIEEFGISEHAYFFQETNKILSNPWVENRRTLHFQDYLAFFKEIKQAELPVKMGIEMDYTPGKEAEMAEFLDQHPFDYVIGSVHWIREWGIDLDIYKEEYEKRDLKQAYRDYYDQIITLAQSKLFSFVGHIDLIKIFGYKPGDQAFVEGEYDRVVKALSENDTCIEISTAGLRKPVGEIYPDPVLLQKCYDAGVGIVINSDAHAPKHVGYAYQQAIELAKQVGYTEIQTFEKRQRKAMPLG, from the coding sequence TTGTTGACAGATTATCATGTACATATGGCTGAAACTGGCTCGTTCACTTTGGACTATATCCGCCAATATCTCAGTGCGGCGAAAGAAAAAGGGATTGAGGAATTCGGGATTTCGGAGCATGCTTACTTCTTTCAAGAAACAAACAAAATCCTATCCAACCCGTGGGTAGAAAACCGCCGGACACTTCACTTTCAGGATTATCTCGCTTTTTTCAAAGAAATCAAACAAGCTGAACTTCCTGTCAAAATGGGAATCGAGATGGATTACACACCTGGTAAAGAAGCCGAAATGGCAGAATTCCTCGATCAGCATCCTTTCGACTACGTCATCGGGTCCGTCCACTGGATTCGTGAGTGGGGAATCGATCTGGATATTTATAAAGAAGAATATGAAAAACGGGATCTGAAGCAGGCGTACCGTGATTATTATGACCAAATCATCACACTTGCTCAGTCCAAGTTATTCAGCTTTGTCGGCCATATTGATCTGATTAAGATTTTCGGCTATAAACCAGGCGATCAAGCCTTTGTCGAAGGAGAATATGATCGAGTTGTCAAAGCGCTCTCAGAAAATGACACATGTATTGAAATCAGCACAGCTGGTCTGAGGAAGCCAGTCGGGGAAATATATCCCGATCCCGTACTATTGCAGAAATGCTATGATGCTGGTGTCGGCATCGTGATAAACTCCGATGCACACGCACCAAAGCATGTAGGCTATGCATACCAACAGGCAATTGAGCTTGCCAAACAGGTCGGCTATACTGAGATTCAAACATTCGAAAAGCGCCAGCGCAAAGCAATGCCGCTAGGCTGA